The genomic segment GCTAACATTTTTAAAAGGCAGGGGACCGGAACGTGGGTAGCGGCCTGCGGAATGATTGGCAACACTAAAACAATTATTACTAAGAAAGGCTCTACCATGCTTTTTGTTAATTTGGAAGATGGGACCGGCCAGGCCGAAATAGTTGTTTTTCCCAAAATTTATGAACAATTTAAAAAGGTTTTATTAAACGGAGAAAAAGTTTGTATCTTGGGAAAGTATTCCGATCGCGAGGGTGAGAAAAAAATTATTGCAGAAAAAGCGGAAAAATTAACTTTAGAAAACGCTTTGGAATTGAAGCGTCGTTTTGCCGATTATTTGATAAAAGGAGTCAGTGATGAAGAAAAGGAAGAAGAGGCTTTAGTTATAAAAATAACCGGCAATTTATCTCCGGAAAAAGTTAAAAAACTTAAAGAATTGTTTCTTGTGGCGGCCGGTACTACGCCGGTAGTAATTGAGGCACAAGGAAAAATAATCGCCACTCCTTACAAAATTTTGCGCAGTGAAGATTTAGAAAAAAAGATAAAAGAAGTTGTGGGGGGTTAGCGGTATTTTTTTGGTTGAGTAGAGGGCTATTAAAAATTTTAAATCAATTCCCATTCGGAGTTGATTTTTATTTTTTTCCAGTCGGTGAATTTTTTGTTTTTGGCATTAAAAAGTCCGGCGGCGGCAATCATAGCGGCATTGTCGCCGCAGAAATTTTTAGGTATAGGCCAAAAAGTGATTTGTGGAGCTGATTTTTTAAATAATTTTTGGAGTTGGTTTTGCAGTTCTTGGTTAGCGGCCACTCCGCCTCCGGTTAATAATGTTTTGACTTGATATTTTTGGGCCGCTCGCAGAGTTTTGGCAATAATTACGTCAATGGCGGCCTGCTCAAAAGAGGCGCAAATATTGGCGATGATGGAATCATCATTCTTAGATTGTTGAGGAACTTTTTGCCAATGATATAAGACAGCTGTTTTTAAACCGGAAAAACTAAAATTAAAATCAGATGTTTCCAGCATAGGCCGGGGAAATTTAATTGCATCCCTTTTGCCTTGAAGAGCCCATTTGGCCACTTGTTGTCCGCCGGGATAGGGGAGGCCTAAAATTTTGCCCACTTTATCAAAGCATTCACCGACAGCGTCATCTTTTGTTTGTCCAATCAGTTTATATTTTCCAAAATTTTTCATTAAAATAAGCTCGGTGTGGCCGCCGGAAATTATTAAACAAAGCGCCGGAAAAATTTTAGAAATGGTGCTGATTTTTTTATTCAAAAAATTGGCATAAATATGGCCTTCCAGATGATTAACGGCTACCAGGGGCTTGTTCCAGGCGTAGGCAAGAGCCCGTGCTGTTTCTACTCCAACTAAAAGAGCGGTGGCTAAACCTGGTCCGGCAGTGACGGCAATGACATCAGGTTTTTGTATTTTGTCATTCTGAGCGAAATAAAGTGAAGCCGAAGAATTTTTTTCTTTTAAAATTTCGGTTATCAAAGGAATTATTTTTTCCACGTGACGCCTGGCCGCTACTTCCGGTACTACGCCGCCGTATTTTTGATGAATTTTAATTTGCGAATAAATTAAATTTTTAACTATTTTTAAAAAACCGTTTTTTTCTTCAATCACGGCTACGGAAGTCTCATCGCAAGATGTTTCTATA from the Candidatus Magasanikbacteria bacterium RIFOXYB2_FULL_38_10 genome contains:
- a CDS encoding tRNA (adenosine(37)-N6)-threonylcarbamoyltransferase complex transferase subunit TsaD, yielding MKILGIETSCDETSVAVIEEKNGFLKIVKNLIYSQIKIHQKYGGVVPEVAARRHVEKIIPLITEILKEKNSSASLYFAQNDKIQKPDVIAVTAGPGLATALLVGVETARALAYAWNKPLVAVNHLEGHIYANFLNKKISTISKIFPALCLIISGGHTELILMKNFGKYKLIGQTKDDAVGECFDKVGKILGLPYPGGQQVAKWALQGKRDAIKFPRPMLETSDFNFSFSGLKTAVLYHWQKVPQQSKNDDSIIANICASFEQAAIDVIIAKTLRAAQKYQVKTLLTGGGVAANQELQNQLQKLFKKSAPQITFWPIPKNFCGDNAAMIAAAGLFNAKNKKFTDWKKIKINSEWELI